The following proteins come from a genomic window of Macadamia integrifolia cultivar HAES 741 chromosome 14, SCU_Mint_v3, whole genome shotgun sequence:
- the LOC122061696 gene encoding L-type lectin-domain containing receptor kinase IV.1-like, with protein sequence MSIFIIQFIVGRKKKFAEVLEYWELEYGPQRFRYKDLSIATKGFNDKELLGIGGFGKVYKGILPTSKEVAMKRVSHESRQGMREFIAEIVSIGKLLHRNIITLLGVASALLYLHEEWEKVVVHRDVKSNNVMLDKELNGRLSDFGLARLYDHGSHPKSTHVVGTFGYLAPELARTDRANPSVDVFAFGIFCWKWLVVGGQSSHKYQESVLY encoded by the exons ATGTCCATCTTCATCATCCAATTTATTgttggaaggaagaagaagttcGCAGAAGTTCTTGAATACTGGGAACTAGAATATGGACCTCAAAGGTTCAGATATAAAGATCTTTCTATCGCAACCAAAGGATTTAATGACAAGGAGCTTCTTGGCATAGGTGGCTTCGGTAAGGTCTACAAAGGTATATTACCTACTTCAAAAGAAGTTGCAATGAAGAGAGTATCACATGAATCAAGACAAGGAATGAGGGAATTCATCGCTGAGATCGTCAGCATCGGAAAACTACTGCATCGAAACATAATAACACTCTTGGG TGTGGCATCCGCTTTACTATATCTTCATGAAGAATGGGAAAAAGTTGTGGTTCACAGAGACGTTAAGTCCAACAATGTGATGTTAGACAAGGAGCTAAATGGAAGACTGAGTGATTTTGGACTTGCAAGATTATATGATCATGGAAGCCATCCTAAATCCACCCATGTGGTGGGGACGTTTGGTTATCTTGCACCAGAACTCGCAAGGACTGACAGAGCAAACCCTAGTGTGGATGTCTTTGCGTTTGGGATATTTTGCTGGAAGTGGCTTGTGGTAGGAGGCCAATCGAGCCACAAGTATCAGGAGAGTGTATTGTATTAG